The Oxyura jamaicensis isolate SHBP4307 breed ruddy duck unplaced genomic scaffold, BPBGC_Ojam_1.0 oxyUn_random_OJ70509, whole genome shotgun sequence genomic interval GGGGGCACCGCGGGGCCTGTGCCCAGCCGACGTCCACGGCTACGTGGGACCATGAGGGGACACCCGGCTGGGGTGACACCACggctccctgtccccacccaACGTCCACGGCCACGTGTGACCATGAGGGGACACCCGGCTGGGGTGACACCAGggctccctgtccccacccaACGTCCACGGCCACGTGCGACCATGAGGGGACACCCGGCTGGGGTGACACCAcagctccctgtccccatccaaCAGTTCCCTGTCCCCACCCAACGTCCACGGCCACGTGCGACCACGAGGGGACACTCAGCTGGGGTGACACCAtggctccctgtccccatccaatggttccctgtccccatccaaTGTCCATGGCCATGTCCAACTATGAAGAGACACCCAACTGGGGTGACACCAcagctccctgtccccatccaaCGTCCATGGACATGTCCAATAAGACAAGGCCACCCAGTTGGGGTGACACCACAGGTTCTTGTCCCCATCCAACATCCACGGCCATGTCCAACCACATGGGGACACCCAGTTGAGGTGACACCATCGGTTCTTCTTCCCATCCAACATCTACGGCCATGTCCAATCACAAAGGGACACCCAGTTGGGGTGACACCAtggctccctgtccccatccaaCATCCATGGCCATGTCCAACCACAAAGGGACACCCAACTGGGGTGACACCAcagctccctgtccccatctaACACCCATGGCCATGTCCAACCATGAAGGGACGCCCAGTTGGGATAACACCATGGCTCCCCGTCCCCATCCAACGTCCACGGCCACGTCCAACCCCACGGGGCCACCCAGCTGGGGTGACACGGCgtccccccgcccgccgcccaCCTGGGTCTTCTCCACGGAGGCGGTGTGCTTGTCACACATGGGGCTTGTCCCCATCCAACGGTTCCATGTCCCCATCTAACATCCATGGCCATATCCAAACACAAAGGGACACCCAACTGGGGTGACACCAcaggtccctgtccccatccgGTGgttccctgtccccatccaaCGTCCATGGCCATGTCCAACCACGAAGGGACACCCATTTGGGGTGACACCAcagctccctgtccccacccaACGTCCATGGCCATGTCCAACCATGAGGGGACACCCAGTTGGGGTGACACCAcagctccctgtccccacccaACGTCCATGGCCATGTCCAAACACAAAGGGACACCCAACTGGGGTGACACCACAGGTCCCTGTCCTCATCCAGTGGTTCCCTGTCCCCATACAACGTCCATGGCCATGTCCAACCATGAAGAGACACCCAACTGGGGTGACACCAcagctccctgtccccatccaaCGTCCACGGCCACGTCCAAGCCCACGGGGCCACCCAGCCGGGGTGACACGGCgtccccccgcccgccgcccaCCTGGGACTTCTCCACGGAGGCGGTGTGCTTGTCGCACATGGGGCTGATCTCCATGCCCCGCTCGCGCTCCTTGTCGCCCTGCCGGAAGAACTCCTCCATGATGCGGTCGGTCCACTGCCGGTACAGCTCCAGCGGCTTGGTGGGGTTGCTCAGGTCGGCGCAGTGCACCATGTTCCGCAGCACCTAGGGGTGCTCCACGtcagcccccagacccccccgcggtgtccccccccctccccaaataaCCCCCTCCCCACCTGTATCCTGTCCGTGTAGttgtccagcagcagcaccccggAGCTCGTCACCTTCTTGGTCTCCACCATGGTCTTGAGGTCGGCCAAGAGGCTCATGTGCTTGGACATGTCGGTGGCCAGGACCTGCAGGGACGGGGTcagggggcggggggcgcgccggccccggggggggctcgggggggccCTACCATGTCGATGACCATCTTGCGCAGGGTCTGGCGCTGCCGCTTGCTGAGGTTCTGGAAGATGTCGCagttctcctcctgcagcagcttgaAGCCCACGGCCAGGTGGTGGTTCTCCAGCACCGACTCGTCGTTGTACATCAGCGCCAGCTCCGAATCtgcacggggggggggagggggggggggacaacccccccccccccccccagcccttgcACGCCCCACGTGCAAGGCCGGGCGTGCACAACGTGCACAACGCACGAAGTAGCAGCAGGTGTGCGAGAAGACGCGCGTGGCCAAGGGGGTGCAAGGTAAGAGGCAAGACCACGCACGTGCAAGATGATTTGCACGCGCAAGGTGACGCGTGTGCAAGGTGATGCACGCGTGCAAGATGACACAGGTGTGCAAGACGACATGCAGGTGCAGGACACCGTGCACGGAGCAGCGTTGCGCAGGACAGGGGAGATCTAAGTGCACGCGTGCGAGACGGCGTGCGTGCAAGATCGTGCACGCGCAGGGCAGTTTGCACGTGCAAGACGACATGCGCGCGCGATGCAGGGCATGTGTGCAAGATGATGCCCGCGTGCAACACCGTGCACGTGCAGGACGGCGTGCAAGCCAGCGGCACGTGCAAGACAACGGGCAGATGCAAGAGGATGCAGGCGTGCAACGCGATGCAGGCGTGCAACGCGATGCAGGCGTGCAAGACCCTGCGCGTGCAAGACCCTGTGCGCGTGcaaggccccccccccccagcccccagcactcACTGGTGTTGATGAGGAACTGGTTGGAGACGCCGGGGTGGTCGACATCGTGGATGGCGGCGGCGAAGAGAGCCGCCAGGATCTCCAGGTCGGTGAACACCGCCTGCGGCAGCGGTACGCTCAGCGTGGtgccggcccccccccccccagtgttTGCAGACCCCGATATGTAGGGACCCCGATATTTAGGGACCCCAATATCTAGGTACCCTGATATTTATGGACCCCGATATCTAGGGACCTCGATATTTAGGGACCCCGATATCTAGGGA includes:
- the LOC118159461 gene encoding cAMP-specific 3',5'-cyclic phosphodiesterase 4B-like; its protein translation is HPPQVPPSKRPPLARPPPDKQTEVEIPSPTPKEREKKRRQQPMCHISGVKKLPHGCSLTNCSIPRFGVKSDQEELLGKELDNLNKWGLNIFRVSEYSNNRSLSCIMYTIFQERELVKTFKIPVDTLLTYTLTLEDHYHADVAYHNSLHAADVMQSTHVLLSTPALDAVFTDLEILAALFAAAIHDVDHPGVSNQFLINTNSELALMYNDESVLENHHLAVGFKLLQEENCDIFQNLSKRQRQTLRKMVIDMVLATDMSKHMSLLADLKTMVETKKVTSSGVLLLDNYTDRIQVLRNMVHCADLSNPTKPLELYRQWTDRIMEEFFRQGDKERERGMEISPMCDKHTASVEKSQVGGGRGDAVSPRLGGPVGLDVAVDVGWGQGAVVSPQLGVSSWLDMAMDVVWGQGTTG